The following coding sequences are from one Methanosarcina sp. WWM596 window:
- the ftsA gene encoding coenzyme F390 synthetase, with protein sequence MENSKPYFNSEIETMDRGELDALIEERVQYTVKYAAENSSFYRKWFEKHRVSPGDIKAHEDLLELPIISGKTIRENQPPEMKDFMFRSVGWEDVFTIHETSGTSGTPKSFFLTWEDWERYAEKYARIFRSQGFGPGDRVVVCASYGMNVGANTMTLAARQLGMSIIPEGKCTFPLRVIETYRPTGIVGSVFKLLNLARRMQTEGIDPRQSGINKLVVGGEAFADESRNYLSEIWGCPVYNTYGSTEGTMCGECSDITGLHVPEDFVHLDVYDPHLESFVSDGECGRVILSTLLPVGAKAGNLLLNYDTDDTTVVLTRKTCSCGRTHMKILTPQREAETVWVEGTPFNRVDVERGVFQSGNMDYLTGEYEAFLYGGEDEGETVLRVSMECENPDACDRDLIKENFISSFLKYKHPLSRAYEDRTFKLLFNFTGPGGLELYKIKGRPKRLVDRR encoded by the coding sequence TTGGAGAACTCAAAACCTTACTTTAATTCAGAAATCGAGACCATGGACAGGGGGGAACTCGATGCTCTCATTGAGGAACGTGTGCAATATACGGTAAAATATGCAGCTGAAAATTCTTCTTTTTACAGAAAATGGTTTGAAAAACATAGGGTAAGCCCCGGAGATATCAAAGCCCATGAGGACCTCCTTGAACTTCCAATCATATCTGGAAAGACTATCCGAGAAAACCAGCCTCCTGAGATGAAGGATTTTATGTTCAGGAGCGTAGGCTGGGAAGATGTTTTCACCATTCATGAGACTAGCGGTACAAGTGGGACCCCAAAGAGCTTTTTCCTTACCTGGGAGGACTGGGAACGCTATGCAGAAAAATACGCCCGGATTTTTAGGTCTCAGGGCTTCGGGCCCGGAGATAGGGTCGTTGTCTGTGCTTCCTACGGCATGAATGTGGGGGCAAACACCATGACCCTTGCTGCCAGACAGCTGGGCATGAGCATTATCCCTGAGGGTAAGTGCACTTTTCCCCTGCGTGTTATTGAAACATACAGGCCTACAGGCATAGTAGGCAGTGTATTCAAGCTCCTGAACCTTGCCCGCAGAATGCAAACTGAGGGTATTGACCCCCGACAGTCAGGCATAAACAAACTGGTTGTGGGAGGTGAAGCCTTTGCTGATGAGTCAAGAAACTATCTCTCGGAAATCTGGGGTTGCCCTGTGTACAACACCTACGGGAGCACGGAAGGGACGATGTGCGGGGAATGCAGTGATATTACAGGGCTGCATGTTCCTGAGGATTTTGTCCATCTTGATGTTTACGACCCGCACCTGGAGAGTTTCGTGTCTGATGGGGAGTGTGGAAGAGTTATCCTGAGCACGCTTCTGCCTGTTGGGGCAAAGGCAGGGAATCTTCTCTTAAACTACGATACCGATGACACTACTGTAGTTCTTACGCGCAAAACGTGCTCTTGCGGCAGGACCCACATGAAAATCCTCACTCCCCAGAGAGAGGCAGAAACAGTCTGGGTTGAAGGTACTCCTTTTAACCGCGTTGATGTAGAAAGGGGTGTATTCCAGAGTGGAAACATGGATTATCTAACAGGAGAGTATGAAGCTTTTCTCTATGGAGGGGAAGATGAGGGAGAAACCGTACTGAGGGTCAGTATGGAATGCGAAAACCCTGATGCCTGTGACAGAGATCTTATAAAGGAAAACTTCATCAGTTCTTTCCTTAAATATAAGCATCCCCTTTCCAGAGCCTATGAAGACAGGACTTTCAAGCTCCTTTTCAACTTCACGGGTCCCGGAGGACTTGAGTTGTACAAAATTAAGGGAAGACCGAAGAGGCTTGTAGATAGACGATAA
- the nikR gene encoding nickel-responsive transcriptional regulator NikR, translating into METELMRIGVSLPDTLLSTFDEIIEKRGYSSRSEGIRDAIRSYISYYEWMGDIKGHRVGTIAVIYDHTKRGLSNALADIQHHYSSLIKSSVHIHLDHDNCFEVIVLDGDGEEIKELAEAIMALKGVKFSKLTTVASNDKM; encoded by the coding sequence ATGGAAACAGAACTTATGAGGATAGGGGTCTCCCTGCCCGACACCCTTCTTAGCACATTTGATGAGATTATCGAAAAAAGAGGTTACTCTTCCCGTTCGGAAGGCATAAGGGACGCCATCAGGAGTTACATTTCTTACTACGAATGGATGGGTGACATTAAAGGTCATCGTGTCGGAACTATTGCTGTCATATATGACCACACAAAGCGTGGGCTTTCAAACGCCCTTGCAGACATCCAGCACCATTACTCTTCCCTGATTAAGTCCTCCGTGCACATTCACCTGGATCATGATAACTGTTTTGAAGTAATCGTTCTGGATGGGGACGGTGAAGAAATTAAAGAGCTTGCTGAAGCTATAATGGCCCTTAAAGGAGTGAAATTCTCAAAGCTCACTACGGTAGCCTCAAACGACAAAATGTAA
- a CDS encoding helix-turn-helix transcriptional regulator — translation MFEKKIIEVRDAYSLPEDVLEAVHTALKEDVEESVSLFKVLADSTRLRILKALEIQSLCVCVLVEATDQKHSALSYHLKLLKEAGLVDSRRERNFQIYDLTEFGNLLLKHIEKHFEKK, via the coding sequence ATGTTCGAAAAAAAAATAATAGAAGTTAGGGATGCCTATTCCCTTCCGGAAGATGTGCTTGAGGCTGTTCATACGGCACTGAAGGAAGATGTTGAAGAAAGCGTTAGCCTGTTTAAGGTTCTTGCAGATTCGACCCGCCTGAGAATTCTTAAAGCCCTCGAAATCCAGAGCCTCTGCGTCTGTGTCCTTGTTGAAGCTACGGACCAGAAGCACTCTGCACTTTCTTACCATCTCAAGCTCTTAAAGGAAGCAGGGCTCGTGGATTCAAGGAGAGAGCGCAATTTCCAGATCTATGACCTTACAGAATTCGGAAACCTGCTACTGAAGCACATTGAAAAACATTTTGAAAAAAAATGA
- a CDS encoding flippase-like domain-containing protein → MISVSVVLPAYNEAARIENTVSITAETLSKITDSFEIIIAEDGSTDGTDQIAFQLSEQYSYVKHLHSEERQGRGRALNRAFKAASGEVLCYIDVDLATDMSYLEKLVRAVSTGGYDFATGSRIIPESDAKRPFKREFASRGYNSLVRLLLHSKLYDHQCGFKAFRRDPLFDLLDEVENQHWFWDTELLVRAQHRGYRVLEFPVYWRHGESSKVNFVKDILGMGSEIFRLWWELFFPGLFSGKGKLFITASLALLILALAATFLGASSVLENIKQASLSTLALASLVYCISWPLRGIRFQQILNRLGNHYGLGFLTGSIFISQSANVILPARIGDLSRMYILKKSKDLAFTTSLSSLTVERVFDIIAITFIAALASSGVTTRFEIASWMESLIKFSGLAVLFFFIALFALSFREGRMTKSGGKKASVISSGEPLHKIKGFVSTFVHQISVVAVRPGAFLTVVASSLFIWGMDILTCFLVLKAFPTAGGDMSSAFTISLVFLAVALGNIVKTFPITPGAIGTYEVALTAVFGLGGIRPELGFTVAVLDHIIKNSITLLGGGLALSGLGLKWREVLSTNTDTLKGM, encoded by the coding sequence ATAATCAGCGTCTCGGTAGTTCTGCCCGCTTATAATGAAGCCGCCAGAATAGAAAATACGGTCTCGATAACAGCAGAGACTCTTTCAAAGATAACTGATTCCTTTGAGATCATCATAGCAGAGGATGGGAGCACGGACGGTACGGACCAGATAGCTTTCCAGCTTTCGGAACAGTACTCTTATGTCAAACACCTGCATTCCGAGGAACGACAGGGCAGGGGAAGAGCCCTGAACAGGGCTTTTAAGGCAGCCTCAGGAGAAGTGCTCTGCTATATTGATGTGGACCTTGCAACAGATATGAGCTATCTGGAAAAACTGGTCAGAGCTGTAAGTACGGGTGGCTATGATTTTGCCACCGGTTCGAGAATAATACCCGAAAGCGATGCAAAAAGACCTTTCAAACGGGAGTTTGCAAGTAGAGGATATAACTCCCTTGTGCGGCTTCTTTTGCATTCAAAACTCTACGACCACCAATGCGGTTTCAAAGCTTTCAGGAGAGACCCTCTTTTTGATTTGCTCGATGAAGTTGAGAATCAGCACTGGTTCTGGGACACCGAATTGCTGGTCAGGGCTCAGCACCGGGGGTATAGGGTTCTGGAGTTTCCTGTCTACTGGAGGCATGGAGAGTCAAGTAAGGTCAATTTCGTAAAGGATATTCTTGGAATGGGATCTGAGATTTTCCGCCTGTGGTGGGAACTTTTTTTTCCGGGGCTTTTTTCTGGGAAAGGAAAGCTATTTATTACAGCTTCTCTTGCCCTTCTGATTCTTGCCCTTGCTGCAACCTTTCTGGGCGCTTCCTCTGTTCTGGAAAATATCAAGCAGGCGTCTCTGAGTACCCTGGCTCTTGCTTCTCTTGTTTACTGCATTTCCTGGCCGCTCCGAGGGATCCGTTTCCAGCAGATCCTTAACAGACTCGGAAACCACTACGGACTTGGCTTTCTTACGGGGAGCATTTTCATCAGCCAGTCTGCAAATGTGATCCTCCCTGCACGAATAGGAGACCTGAGCAGGATGTATATCCTGAAAAAAAGTAAAGATCTTGCCTTTACAACGAGCCTTTCCTCTTTGACCGTAGAAAGGGTCTTTGACATAATTGCAATAACTTTCATTGCCGCACTTGCTTCTTCAGGTGTAACTACGAGGTTTGAAATTGCTTCCTGGATGGAGTCCCTGATCAAATTCTCAGGGCTTGCAGTTCTCTTTTTCTTTATAGCTCTCTTTGCATTATCTTTCAGAGAAGGCCGCATGACAAAGAGTGGGGGGAAAAAGGCTTCTGTGATTTCTTCTGGCGAACCTCTCCATAAAATAAAAGGATTTGTATCTACTTTTGTTCACCAGATAAGCGTTGTTGCTGTCCGTCCCGGGGCGTTTCTTACAGTGGTTGCATCCTCCCTATTCATATGGGGTATGGATATCCTTACCTGTTTTCTGGTTCTGAAAGCCTTTCCGACAGCCGGGGGAGATATGTCTTCAGCGTTCACCATCTCCCTGGTCTTCCTGGCAGTAGCCCTCGGGAACATTGTAAAAACGTTTCCAATCACTCCTGGAGCTATAGGAACATATGAAGTAGCCCTTACTGCAGTGTTCGGGCTTGGAGGAATCAGGCCAGAACTCGGGTTTACAGTCGCCGTGCTTGACCACATAATAAAGAACTCGATCACATTGCTTGGAGGCGGGCTCGCCCTCTCGGGACTCGGGCTCAAATGGAGAGAAGTTCTCTCAACGAATACCGACACGCTGAAAGGGATGTGA
- a CDS encoding DUF2298 domain-containing protein, whose amino-acid sequence MSDCLQVILWFFIIEILGLISIPLAGNAGNRLADRGASAAKTLGIILVAYFSWIFSYIWGFNHTTILISFLVPCLLSIGLYRKQKIFPERKVLLVNELVFLAGFFFFLLVRVHLPEIYMHEKFMDFAFLNVVIKTSSFPPADPWFAGEFLDFYYYFGYLSVGVLGKLSAVKPTILFNLAIAFTFALSFNLFFGIGYNLTHGKIRYGLLTAGSGMLLGNLQGLIEFVSMYVLKEQVSRGYYWSSSRVIPFTINEFPYFTFIHGDLHPHLLAIPFQLLVLVFLLNIYLRKSEHTIFENSLAFITFSIALGFLFPSNSWDFPVYFSLALLVIFAFYCGHYIHNKKLFGFIAGFSKSVILVSIFSFLPYLPFYLSFNPQAAGGFDFVVPELRTTIDKFLILFGLFLFLTFSFLVPRLNSRRKIGFFILWVGVSALLSAAWSIPLIAVLFPLLVLSLYLFLKDLPERSTTGFVSLLIATAAFIALLCEVVFLDDPISGNFARMNTVFKFYMHLWIFLAIAASYSYYELHFRYRGESENRAFLKGAYIKKAWSTVLVLLVISCVFFPVVSTFTRINDTNARPTLDGIEYMKKLDRGDYNAIRWMQENIKGSPIVLEASEDGSSYSYTSRVSANTGLPTVIGWTRHERFWGRNHKEVEKRIKDVRSIYCTGNEKRALELMDKYNVSYVYIGKLEQQVYSINLDKFENETYFEPVYRDTVTIYKLKKGT is encoded by the coding sequence GTGTCAGATTGCCTTCAAGTAATTTTATGGTTTTTTATTATAGAGATCCTGGGTTTGATTTCTATCCCACTTGCTGGAAATGCTGGAAACAGGCTGGCTGATAGGGGTGCTTCGGCAGCAAAAACTCTGGGAATTATACTTGTTGCCTATTTTTCCTGGATATTCTCTTACATATGGGGTTTTAACCATACTACGATCTTGATCTCATTCCTTGTTCCTTGCCTACTGTCAATTGGTCTTTATCGGAAACAGAAGATTTTCCCCGAAAGAAAAGTTCTGCTCGTCAATGAACTCGTGTTCCTCGCAGGATTCTTTTTTTTCTTACTTGTACGCGTGCACCTTCCGGAAATATACATGCACGAGAAATTTATGGACTTTGCCTTTTTAAATGTAGTAATAAAGACTTCCTCTTTTCCTCCGGCTGATCCCTGGTTTGCAGGCGAGTTTCTGGATTTTTACTATTATTTCGGATATCTTTCCGTGGGCGTTCTGGGAAAACTCAGTGCTGTCAAACCTACCATCCTTTTTAACCTGGCAATTGCCTTTACTTTTGCTCTTTCCTTCAACCTCTTTTTCGGCATCGGGTATAACCTCACTCATGGTAAAATCCGGTATGGACTCCTTACTGCGGGGTCCGGGATGCTGCTTGGAAATTTGCAGGGACTTATAGAATTCGTATCCATGTATGTTCTCAAGGAACAGGTTTCAAGAGGGTATTACTGGAGCAGTTCGAGAGTTATTCCTTTTACGATAAACGAGTTTCCATATTTCACTTTCATACACGGGGACCTGCACCCTCATCTGCTTGCAATTCCGTTTCAGTTGCTTGTACTTGTATTTCTCCTGAATATCTACCTCAGGAAAAGTGAACACACAATATTTGAAAATAGCCTGGCCTTCATTACATTTTCAATAGCTCTGGGTTTTTTGTTCCCCTCTAATTCCTGGGATTTCCCGGTGTACTTCAGCCTGGCACTTTTGGTTATCTTTGCATTTTATTGCGGGCATTATATTCATAATAAAAAATTATTCGGTTTCATTGCAGGATTTTCCAAATCAGTCATTCTTGTTTCTATCTTCAGCTTCCTGCCATATTTGCCCTTTTATCTGTCCTTTAACCCTCAAGCAGCAGGAGGATTTGATTTTGTTGTACCGGAACTCAGGACAACGATTGATAAATTCCTGATCCTTTTCGGACTTTTCCTGTTTTTAACCTTCTCTTTCCTTGTACCTCGCCTGAACTCCAGAAGAAAAATCGGGTTTTTTATCCTATGGGTAGGGGTATCAGCACTTCTTTCTGCTGCATGGTCTATTCCCCTGATTGCGGTCCTTTTTCCCCTGCTTGTCCTTTCTCTGTATTTATTCCTGAAGGATCTTCCGGAAAGAAGCACGACAGGATTTGTATCTCTTCTAATAGCGACAGCCGCCTTCATTGCCCTTCTATGCGAAGTTGTTTTTCTTGATGACCCAATATCAGGCAATTTTGCCCGTATGAACACGGTTTTCAAATTTTACATGCATTTATGGATTTTCCTTGCTATTGCAGCCTCTTATTCGTACTATGAACTTCATTTCCGTTACCGGGGTGAGTCCGAAAATAGAGCTTTTTTGAAGGGGGCTTATATAAAGAAGGCATGGTCAACTGTACTTGTGCTACTAGTTATTTCCTGTGTCTTTTTTCCTGTAGTATCAACCTTTACAAGAATTAATGATACGAATGCCAGGCCCACTCTTGACGGGATAGAATACATGAAGAAACTGGATAGGGGAGATTACAATGCCATACGGTGGATGCAGGAAAATATTAAAGGATCTCCGATAGTTCTTGAAGCTTCTGAAGATGGTAGCAGTTACAGTTACACGTCCAGGGTCTCTGCAAATACCGGGCTCCCCACAGTCATCGGGTGGACAAGACACGAGAGGTTCTGGGGAAGAAACCACAAAGAAGTGGAAAAGAGGATAAAAGATGTTCGCTCGATTTATTGCACTGGCAATGAAAAGAGAGCCCTGGAGCTTATGGATAAATATAACGTAAGCTATGTGTATATCGGTAAACTTGAACAGCAGGTGTATTCCATAAACCTGGATAAATTTGAGAATGAAACCTATTTTGAACCAGTTTATCGGGATACAGTCACAATATATAAATTAAAGAAAGGCACGTAA